Proteins from one Erythrolamprus reginae isolate rEryReg1 chromosome 6, rEryReg1.hap1, whole genome shotgun sequence genomic window:
- the RPS16 gene encoding small ribosomal subunit protein uS9, with product MPAKGPLQSVQVFGRKKTATAVAHCKRGNGLIKVNGRPLEMIEPRTLQYKLLEPVLLLGKERFAGVDIRVRVKGGGHVAQIYAIRQSISKALVAYYQKYVDEASKKEIKDILIQYDRTLLVADPRRCESKKFGGPGARARYQKSYR from the exons ATGCCGGCTAAGGGGCCCCTCCAGAGCGTTCAGGTTTTCGGCAGGAAG AAAACTGCTACTGCAGTTGCTCACTGTAAAAGAGGAAATGGGCTTATTAAAGTAAATGGACGGCCTCTGGAAATGATTGAACCCAGAACTCTCCAATATAAA CTGCTTGAACCAGTACTTCTTTTGGGCAAAGAGCGCTTTGCAGGAGTTGACATAAGAGTCCGTGTGAAGGGTGGTGGTCATGTGGCCCAGATATATG CAATTCGGCAATCTATTTCCAAAGCATTGGTGGCTTATTACCAGAAAT ATGTTGATGAAGCTTCTAAGAAGGAAATAAAGGATATCCTCATCCAATATGACAGGACCTTGTTAGTTGCTGATCCTCGACGTTGTGAATCCAAGAAGTTTGGTGGACCTGGTGCTCGTGCACGTTACCAAAAATCCTATCGTTAA